actaacaacttaagatggaacaaacatacaactttgtgttgatcctggcatcacatgcgtcacaataagcattcCATATGAAACAACAGTGCAGTCAATGTTCAGtagcagcgaaattaaggaaacaaagctttgattctggAAAATAGTAATAGAAtaattttttaatagttttgagtAGATTAATTgcttaattgtttcagctctatcCATGTTGGTAAACAAGCATTTCCCATTACACCAAACAGCTGAGACTGATTATTAAAGCAAGTTGAGCTCCACAGACCCCTTTCTTAAACTGTCAgactttaaaacaaaaacatgtttatcGCCATACTTAGACATACGTAAGTCAGTTAGTTCCAGTTCGGTGAGTTTCACCAAACACTCTCCTCCAGCTCCACCCTCCTATTGAAATATggacactttaaaaaaaataatactttaacccttaaatgcatACCGTAAGTAGGTCAAAATGATCCTGTGAGGCTGTCTTCTTTCAATATCTTTGATATAAAGTTAatttttcatattccaggtattccttaAAAAACATGCTATTGACATCACACCATTACAATTCTTGACTTGTCTTTTGTAGgttttatgaaattgtagtttttgtattactaccccAAGCTCCCATATGTGAATATAAATGACCAGCACTCATTTTCAACGGAATTTCATCTAAACCTTTAATTCAATCTACAGCTAAACCAAGGCATGCACACACTCACTCTCTAACTAAATGGATGTAGACATTGTTCTTTTATACTATACAATATATTAAATACcatatatactttgcttttcaaaattttaaaaaatacatatataaaaaaattttgttataaaatgaaaagtaaaaaaatatttcaaacacgaaatcattcttttgtggacctAAATATAACACAGGAGGGAGGGTCCAGACACCCATGCACCCAAGGGTTAAAAAACTGGAGACCACAAACCAAAAGTTGAAGTCACTGTTTTTGTCCACAATTTATTGAAATTTCCATCTACTACTTAAGGTCAACACACTCCATAAGGTCACTTACTTCCTGTTACTCTTAAAGTGACCCCGAAAAAGGAACACAAGTTCAAATCttacaaaacagaaacaaattttAACATACAAAATTAATTGGAACAAAACACATTACCCCCAGATTATCCTGCTGGATATGGTCCTAATCATTTCAAAACCACATCAAACTGGACTGGAAAGAATTTCTCCTCAAATAGCGATTTCTTTTAAAGTAACACATGAATCTAATTTAGGGTATTTGTGGGGTAAATGGCAGCAAGTTTACAGCCATTAGGGAAAAGCCATGGGCCACAGATGTATTGATTTCTGATAATCAAAAGCCCAGCAGTGTCACCTCCTTGAATTGCCCTTCTTGAGATGGAGGGGTTACATGTTCAAATGATAGTAGGAGCTTTGTAGCCTATGGCAATCAGTCCCTAATAGGGTCTCAAGGCAAACTGGTCCTTGGTGAGGGGCAAGAATAACTGAGATTCACTCATCCTGGAGTCAGCCCTGGGAgaggggttcagtaccgccactCTGACCTGGACCCAAATATGCGGTGGGTgggtaggtggatggatggaaggacagactgatggacataaTATTCTCCTGCCATACTGAAGTTAACCCTTAGCTTTGGCCACTAGGTCTACTTGTGGACACATAGTGGCTTCAGGAAATATCCACAAGACCCACCCTCAAAATTATTAGGTTTACACTTGGTTAAAGTTGGGAAAAGATGCTGGGGTGACAGTGCTGTATCCAATCTTGCAGTATTATACTTTAAAACAGAACATTATTAGCTGTCCTGTGTTCCTCCTGAATTAAAATAGGACAGAGCAACTTTTCTCTGTGTGGGTTCTACAGCTTACCATGAAACACCATACAAAAATACATAGCAGCACAGATATTAAATGAAAGTGCTCTTTATTTAAAAATGACAAGAATACATTATACAATGACAGGCCAACTCTATATTGGCCATATTATATATAAAGATTGCTCTGAATGTCTGTGGTTGTGATGAACTTGTAGACATCTGCATTTGGAGACAACTGTGGAGACAGAGACCAATAGATTGAAATGTTAAAGTGAGCTGAAGAGGAAAACACTTTTTGACACTTCAGAAATGAAAATGCTACATTCTTTACTTTAACAGACCTTTAATGactaaaacactgaaaacaaattTTGCGTCCCATTTTTCAGTTGTGTGTCTTAGGCTCTGAATCTTCAACAGGTCTGACAATTTAGGATTTATGCCCTTTTTGTTATTTATGCCTCATTTTTACTGTATGCAAGAACAGGTGTTGAAATGACCACAGGAAGGACAACAGAAAAAGCTCAGAGATGACAACATAGCTCACCTTTATGGTCTCACCAAGTTTGGTAAAGGCAGATTTGTAGGTTTCCATGGTGACGGAGTCAGGGCCAATAACATCACTATAACACTGGTACACAACGGTGCTGATGTGGTGGACCTGGCAGTGGTTCAGTACTGGTGACATAgcagaaagaacaaaaaaaaaaaaaaaaaaaacacatccaaaatcATATCAAGTTGCAAAACAAGCTAAATTTAGGGGGCAGCTTCACAATAGTATCAATGTTCTGTTGTACTACATCCTAATAGAATACAGAACACCATCCCAGTCTCAGTGACTGGGAAAAACACTCATAGAAGACTTTTTCCTGTCCGTCCATCCAAAAATGTATTACTCATGGAAGAATTCATTGTGAATTGAGAGTGTGTGATGTGTGACAGATGAATGTGAGGCCAGGTCACTgtttgaataaatgaataaaattaaccgACTCTACATCACATTAAAGGCAGACTTTGTCACAGGCCACGGCAATATATGAAATTGTTCTATTAATTTGGTTTTTGTTTCTAAATGGACACGAATCTGGAGATTCATTTTACTTCTTGAGATCACTTACATTTGTAGGAAATTCATAATGCTACCTCTTTGTATCTTTCAATATATACCAAATGTGTTTCTCGAGTCATTTTTGTTAAGGTAGTTCTTTGGCGATatcacatacactatattgccaaaagtatttgctcacctgccttgactcgcatatgaatttaagtgacatcccattcctagtctatggggttcaatatgacatcggtccaccctttgcggctataacagcttcaactcttctgggaaggctgtccacaaggtttaggagtgtgttcaggggaatttttgaccattcttccagaagtgcatttgtgaggtcgcacactgatgttggacgagaaggcctggctctcagtctccgctctaattcatcccaaaggtgttctatggggttgaggtcaggactctgtgctggccagtcaagttcatccacaccagactctgtcacccatgtctttatggaccttgctttgtgcacagtcatgttggaagaggaaggggccagctccaaactgttcccacaaagttgggagcatggaattgtccaaaatgtcttggtatgctgaagcattcacagttcctttcactggaactaaggggccaagcccagctcctgaaaaacaaccccacaccataatcccccctccaccaaactttacacttggcacaatgcagtccgacaagtatcgttgtCCTAGcaaccaccaaacccagacccgtccatcagattgccagatggagaagcgcgattggtcactccagagaacgtgcctccactgctctagagtccagtggtggcgtgctttacaccactgcatccggcgctttgcattgcacttggtgatgtatggcttggatgcagctgctcggccatggaaacccattccatgaagctctctgcgcattgttcttgagctaatctgaaggccacatgaagtttggaggtctgtagcgatcgactctgcagaaagttggcgacctcttcgcactatgtgcctcagcatccgctgaccccgctccgtcagtttacgtggcctaccacttcgtggctgagttgctgtcgttcccaaacacttccactttcttataatacagctgacagttgactgtggaatatttaggagccaggaaatttcacgactggacttgttgcacaggtggcatcctatcacagtttcacgctggaattcactgagctcctgagagcaacccatcctttcacaaatgtttgtaaaagcagtctgcatgcctaggtgcttgattttatacacctgtggccatggaagtgattggaacacctgattctgattatttggatgggtgagcgaatacttttggcaatatagtgtatatagcaTATAGctttaataaataaaactatttttaattagattttaagtCAATTACGGCAGACAGTGGTTATTACACAAATCCtgaaaaaaatttgataaaattttttgataaatttttattattttttttgataaaatttttTGCCCACATCTCTCCACCCTATTGTGTTAATTATTTATCTGGATTGCAAACTATAGGTGGCAAAACTACAAATGATTTTTCACAAATCGTTCACTCCCTGAAAACCGATTGCTATGAaacttttgccgcgtttccactacatggaaccagcttgactcggctcgactcggtattcctggagagtgtttccattacgagatactaccgactttacagtacctagtcctcatagtgatgcagcgcgttacttccgtgtcgtctgctcagagagttgctgataaactcgctcgttgcgtgttgtctcgtctgaatttttacgttggccacctaagactgaatctcctcgaccgaccatggtgtagttttgggctgttatgtagattaatgtaccgctatatttactgtcaacttccgcatctgttttttgtaaaaccgcgggtcacagagacaactgtctgaccaatcagtggtctgcagtgttatacgttttagtatctggtccccagtcctggaacctcggcggaggtgataccaaaaaagtagtactgggtatcagattccaggtccttttttgtaatggaaacgcaaaaaaggccgagccaagtcgagtcgagctgataccacgtagtggaaacgggacaTAAGAGTTACTCAGTGTAAGTGTGGTCTTACCTGCAGCTGAAAGACCAGTGACTATGTTTGGTTGCTCCAGTGACGGGCAGACTGGTTGACCAATGAAAGCAGAGGTGTGAAGGGAGCGCAGGAAAGGGGCGGAGCTGCTGCTCAGGTAATCTGATGTCTGGTAATCGGCCACAGAGCTATCTGACAGCACCGTTACACTGAGCCCCCTGGGTTGAATACAGGCAAAAACCTGCACACACCAGCACACAACCACAACAGCATCAACACAGTGCTGTCAACACACATTGCTCCATCATGTGATGAGATACGCATGTGATTGAAGAGCTGATTAAACGCACCTTTTCTGTCCACTGAAAAAGCTGGTCTTCTGCAATGTAGCAGTTTACCTGACATACAAGAACCTGTAGAACAGAAAGCATAGGATGAGTTGAAGAGACTACTACATACTAGTCTGACATCTACAACCCTATATAAGAAATACTCAAATGGAaacagttaatttaaaaaaaatatagtaaTGATATTAAGATGTATGATTGGCTTTC
The Sphaeramia orbicularis chromosome 14, fSphaOr1.1, whole genome shotgun sequence DNA segment above includes these coding regions:
- the psmg1 gene encoding proteasome assembly chaperone 1 isoform X1 — encoded protein: MATFFGEVLSVYSRAVEEDEEDLDENEEDREIRRELEEKREVCLQWNTEVSECLSSGNKLQCSEFILAVGHNATRFVSKYVVSSDNWDTVGHASLWNERNQVIAGQSREESACVFYRQKDNPSVLVCQVNCYIAEDQLFQWTEKVFACIQPRGLSVTVLSDSSVADYQTSDYLSSSSAPFLRSLHTSAFIGQPVCPSLEQPNIVTGLSAAVLNHCQVHHISTVVYQCYSDVIGPDSVTMETYKSAFTKLGETIKLSPNADVYKFITTTDIQSNLYI